The Mesorhizobium sp. INR15 region GGCCTGATGGCGGGCTATGAGGCCCGCCCGGATTACCAGAGGAATGACTATCTCGGCTGGATTGCTCGCGCCAAGCGCCCGGATACGAGGCAGAAGCGGCTCGACCAGATGCTCGACGAATTGCGGCGCGGTGGCATCTACATGAACATGGCCTGGCGCGGCTGAAGCGGTTTTCCCTGTCTGGAAGATGACATGCGCCGCCTTGGCTCTAGCTCGGCTGCGAACGTCTGCTAGCCCTCGGCGGCACAAGCGAGGTATTTTCCATGAGCAATCCGCAAGCTGGCAATGTCCCTCTCATCGAGACGGAACGGGCCATCCTGAGGGCACACCGGTTGGCGGATTTCGACGCTTATACAGCGATGTGGGCCGATCCCACCGTCACCCGTTTCATCGGCGGCAAGCCACGCACGCGCGAAGAGAGCTGGATGCGTTTCCTGCGTCACGCAGGCCTCTGGTCGCTGCTCGGCTATGGGTTCTGGGCAATCGAGGAGAAGGCGACGGGCCGTTTCATCGGCGAGGCTGGCTTTCATGATCTCAAGCGCGATATCGAGCCGCGGATCGAGGGCATCCCCGAGGCCGGATGGGCGCTTGCGCCGGCAGCGCATGGTTCGGGTCTCGCCACGGAGATCGTCACCCGCGTCCTCGCCTGGGGAGAGGAGACATTTGGCCGCTCGAAAACCGTCTGCATCATCGATCCGGAAAATACGGCTTCGCTCAATGTAGCCAGGAAGTGCGGCTACAGCGAAGTTGCGCGGACCTTCTATCACGACGCTCCAACCATCATGCTGGAGCGGGTCGCCTGAGGCCCGTCATCGACTGGACATGCCTGCTCTGCTAAGCATCGATCCTTCAAGTGGGGGGATGATCGATGCATGCAATTTCGACGACGGCGGCGAAGCTTTTCCTGGCGGGGCTGTCGCTCTTCCTGACGCTGCAACTGGCCGCTGCCGACGCCACGGTACCGAAGGCCGATATCAAGGGCGCGGCCGACAATCATCTGGCCAAACGCTACGAAGGCTCGTTCATCGTCTCCTACCAGAAACTCGCCTTCACCGACTTCAGTGTGCCGCTGTCACCGCTGAAGCCAAGCGCTGACACCGACGCGCATGACGCGATGAACAATCGCGTTTTCGCGCCGGAAAAGAAGACCGAGGCCGAAGGCGCCTTGACCCGCATTGCTTATGTACTGCCGACCGAGCGCTCGCCGCTTGAAGTGCTGCGCAATTACCAGGACGTGATCCAGGCAGCCGGCGGCGAGGTTCTGTTCGAGTGCAAGAAGGAGGAATGTGGCGGCGCCGCGGACCGTTCTTCGAGCGGCGGCGGCGGCGACATGAGTCTGACGATGTATTTCTTCCACGAGAGCGATCTCAAGGACGCAGCCTTTTCCAATGGCGCCTGTGCCTTGGCTTCGGGCATCAACGACCAGCGCTTCTTCTCGGCCAGGGTGCCGCAGGATGGTGGCGACGCCTATGTCACGGTGCAAACTTATTCCTTGACCGACGATCTCTACTGCAAGGCGCTCAACGGCCGCACCGTCGCCGTCGTTCAAGTGCTGGAACCCAAGGCACGCGACAAGAAGATGGTGGTGGTCGAAGCGGCCAAGATGGCGGATTCACTGACCGCCATCGGCAGCATCTCCCTCTATGGCATCTTCTTCGACACCGACAAGGCAGAGATCAAGCCGGAATCCGAACCGACGCTGAAGGAGATATCGACGCTGCTGGCCAATGAGCCAAAGATGGCGGTGATCGTCGTCGGCCACACCGACAACCAGGGCGCCTTCGATTACAATCGCGACCTCTCGTCGCGGCGCGCGCAAGCGGTGAAGGCGGCGCTGGTGTCGAAATACGGCATCGACGCCGCACGGCTGACATCGGCCGGCGCCGGCATGATGGCGCCCGTCGCCAGCAATGACGATGAAACCGGCCGTGCCAAGAACCGGCGGGTGGTTCTGGTCAAATTGAACTGAGGCGGGCGCACCGTCCGCCCGACGTTTCAGGATTGCCCTAGCTGGCCTTGCGGCGCGCTTTCGGCGCGAGATCGGCCCATGGGTATGCAGTGCTGCTCGCCCCCGGCATGGTGCCTTGAGCGAGCAGTACCGTCGTTGCGTCAAATGGATGGGGCCTGGCGATTCCATAGCCCTGTGCGTAGTCGACGCCGATTTTCTTCAGGGCAGCGACAATGCCGTCGCTCTCAACGAATTCGGCTATGGTGCGTTTGCCCATCACCTTGCCGATGTGGTGGATCATCTCGACCATGGCATGGTCGGTGCGATCCTCCAGCATATCCTTGACGAAGCCGCCGTCGATCTTGAGGTAGTCGACCGGCAGGTGCTTCAGATAGGCGAAGGACGACATGCCCGAGCCGAAATCGTCGAGCGCGAAACGGCAGCCCAGTCCGCGCAGGTCGGCGATGAAGCGCATGGCATTGGTGAGGTTGGCGATGGCGCTGGTCTCGGTGATTTCGAGACAGATCATCTTTGGCGAAATGCCATGGACCAGGAACTGTTCGCGCAGGAAGCCGAGAAATGTCTCGTCGCCAAAACTCGCGCCGGAGAGATTGATGGCGCACGTGGAAATCGGCGCCATGTGTGGATCGGCGAGCCGTGCCGCCAGGACGCGGA contains the following coding sequences:
- a CDS encoding YdeI/OmpD-associated family protein, encoding MTGLKRALNAMSDETRAALTEHGLMAGYEARPDYQRNDYLGWIARAKRPDTRQKRLDQMLDELRRGGIYMNMAWRG
- a CDS encoding GNAT family N-acetyltransferase translates to MSNPQAGNVPLIETERAILRAHRLADFDAYTAMWADPTVTRFIGGKPRTREESWMRFLRHAGLWSLLGYGFWAIEEKATGRFIGEAGFHDLKRDIEPRIEGIPEAGWALAPAAHGSGLATEIVTRVLAWGEETFGRSKTVCIIDPENTASLNVARKCGYSEVARTFYHDAPTIMLERVA
- a CDS encoding OmpA family protein — protein: MHAISTTAAKLFLAGLSLFLTLQLAAADATVPKADIKGAADNHLAKRYEGSFIVSYQKLAFTDFSVPLSPLKPSADTDAHDAMNNRVFAPEKKTEAEGALTRIAYVLPTERSPLEVLRNYQDVIQAAGGEVLFECKKEECGGAADRSSSGGGGDMSLTMYFFHESDLKDAAFSNGACALASGINDQRFFSARVPQDGGDAYVTVQTYSLTDDLYCKALNGRTVAVVQVLEPKARDKKMVVVEAAKMADSLTAIGSISLYGIFFDTDKAEIKPESEPTLKEISTLLANEPKMAVIVVGHTDNQGAFDYNRDLSSRRAQAVKAALVSKYGIDAARLTSAGAGMMAPVASNDDETGRAKNRRVVLVKLN